TTGTAGTCCTTTTCGGAATAACCGCCTCTGGCTGCTCATCCTAGGCAAAGGCATCTCTTGTCCTAGGGTTCGGCTGACCTGCTGCAGGAGAACAGGAAACAactctgggagcagctcctgcACAGCTTTGCTCGACTGCAGTGCTGACACCACCTCAAAGATGGCACATGTTGCCTGAAAGTGCATGGTAAAAAATGAGATCTCTTCCCAACACCATCTCTCCCCTTCTGATATCTGCTGTACTGTACTAAATTCTCACTTCTGCGAGTAACTTTAATGACGGCGAGCAACTCGCTTAACTCGTGGCTCAGTTTCCCACATCTGTAAAAATGTGTATGACCTACCAAGGCATGTTGTGAGTCCTAAGGaatatttgcaaagcactgtGAGAAACCTGGTTCAAAGACCTTCTAATTGCCAGATATTATTAAGTAAACCAGCCACATATTCTAAAACTGCCATATTTGTTTCACAGACAGCAAAGCTGGACTCAGGGAAACAGTACATCAGAAGAGCCCACACAGCAATATTATACCACACTTCTAGCTTTCCATCAGCAGAATTGTCACAGGGCAGAGGAAAGCCTGCAAGACGTGTCTGTCATCTAACTTACTGAGAGAGGTTCAGCAGCTGCCAAATGCCTGTCAATTTCAGTCTCTGAAGTGATGCTGCCTTCTTGGCTTGTTGGAGTCTTTATCTTGTCTATTAGGACCTGTAGGACTTGAGTGGCAAACAAGGGGTCTCCCCCCAGAGATCTCCACAGCTCAGTGGTGTCACTGCAATTTAATAGAAGTTACATGTAACCCCTGGATACTTTTGTGGCTCAGACTGAATGAGTCATATTTACGTAAAGACCAAATTTTCTCCTTGCCTATGATGAGAAAGTTAAGAGTATTGTCCTCCTTTAATGCTCCTCGTGTTTAAATATTGAGTTTCCAGTTACAGATTTGGTTAAGTGACCTAGTCTTTCTGCAGCCTAACCATTAATACTAGACTTCAGAAGGACAGGACACAGAGCGCCAACCTCAGTTCCTGTTTTCCCACTTCCCAGTAAATATGGAATCATGAGCATGTGGCTCCCAAAGATCTAGGGTTTGGAAGGCAAGTTGATGAAAGAAAAGCCATATTCCTACCAACTGGATATACAACTATGAGAACGAATATTCATGGCCATCCTATGTCACCTTCAcaaatggtgtccctaccctctgtttgccagaagctggaactgggcaacaggggatggatcacttgacaattacctgttaggttcactccctctgggacacctggcattggtcactgtcggaagacagaatactgggctagattggacctttggtctaacccagtatggccattcttatggtcttagaTTCCAGCACTGATAACTGATAACTCAGTTAGGGATCTTTAAATGAAATGATGGATCTGCTTCCAGTCCAGTTTTAAGTACCAAGGATGGCAACTCCATTCTAGCAGCCACACCCTCACAGATACCGAGCAGAGGTCTGATGATAATATTGGCCCTATTCTTTGTAATCAGCCAGGGATTTGGACTTGAAGCGGTCATACTACCAGGAAACCAACAGCCACTAATTTCCCCAGTGAGGTCAATTCAGGTGTCTGGAGAGGTAAATGTTTCCAACAATACACTTGTCAGGGgcggcaccagcacagcaagcatgtgcctggggtggcaagccactgGGGGTGGCATTCCAGTCGCCATGAGGATGGCGTtccggtcactgtgagggcggcaTGCCTGCTGCCGGTCCTGtggctttggtggcaatttggcagcgggcgTGCCGAAGGCacaggaccagcagatcacccgcagaaacaccgccgaatccgcgggcatgctgccaaaggctgcctgactgccatgcttggggtggcaaaaaacatagagccacccctgactcCAGTTATACCAGTAAAGATAGGTCTTTAGAATGTCAAAGCAGCTATTAATTAATGGAAACAGAATGACACTTAATTTCTCTCCACACCCCACCTTGACATGTTCTTGGACCTTCCTGCAGAAAGACCCAGGCTATTAACCTTTAGGAATTATCTCAAACTGCTGCTTAAATTAAGCCCTATATCTCCCAGTAAAGCTGTGGGATCCATGTTTTACCAAGATGAAAGCAACAGGTAGCAGTATATACCTGTCCATTGGCAGATGTTTGCTGAGGACGCTGGAGATCACTCCCTCTAGGTGATGGTGATCTAGAATGGACACTGCCTCCACCAGGAACTGCCTCAAGCTGCCCTCCTGGTTAGTAGGCATGTGGATATAGATTATACCCAGGATATCTGGCACCTGGAAGGAACAAAACCAGAAAgaaatttccctttttctttctctccattcATTCTACAGAATCAAAACCTTAATGTAGCCATTTAGCCATTTGCTGCTTTTTTTGAAATTCCTCACTTCAAGAAACAAATGTTCAAATATGTCTGCATAAATTTAACCCACAAAAATTACCCACACTTGGCTGTAAATATGAACATTGACACACACGTCAATATTCCAGGTAATTTAATGTGGTGGTGCCCAGCTATGCATTAAATAAACCAGTTTGCATGCACAAAAGAAGGCTTTGCTTGCCcagattttgcaggtgtgatttaAGCAGCCAAATCTGACCATTTGCCTCAAAGAATGCAGAGTTCATAAACAACCACAAGCACAAAATATGCAAGTGCTTTAAATACAGTGTGCAAATGCCTGGGACTATGAACAGGTGACTACCTCTCATATTCATTCCTAGCCCTTCACATCTTCAAAACACTGTGCACACATGGCAGTTCTGCTGTGAGGGTTCCCTGTCCTGAAGCCATTCACCAGCCTTGTTAGAAGATTTGTGGAGAGCTTCTTTCATCTACCCCTCATGCACTGGGCTCCAGAATAAGGCATGTAAATAGTGGATCCCAAAGACActagttttctccctccctccttctattcttaaagggtacatctacacagcaaaaaaaatcccacagcagTGAGTTTCAGAGCTCAGGTCAACCTAGGCCTGTGGGGCTTGCACTATGGGGCTAAAAGTGTAGCTGTTcctgctcgggctggagcccaggctctgaaacctgggatgagggtgggtctcagagcccaggctccagactgACTGGGAATgactacagtgctatttttatcCATGTAGCCCTTAGCCATAGGCCTCCTAATAACTGGATGTCTCCAAGTGCCAGTCAGTCTGTCTTGTTGTATTTTCCCCAGAGTCTGTTTTTTCAAGCCTTTCTTGGCTGAATACTGTGGCAACaagctaaacaaataaataaccaACCATCTTCCTTTTCCCTTGGATTATCTCTGCCTACTGCTATTGATTCTGCCATTGCCTATCTTAGGGTAGGAACAGAGATGGAATTGACTTTGTCTGAGGGAGAGAAACAGCAAGATTTTTGTTCATTACACATGAGGGCAAAGATCTGAAAACCTACAGTTTAGGCAGAAAACCTCTCCAGTTTCCAGTTTtattttcagaggggtagccgtgttagtctggatctgtaaaaagcaacagagtctcctgtggcacctttaagattaacagatgtattggagcataagctttcgtgggtgaatgcccacttcgtaaCTAGCTGGTTACTAGCCCCGCTCCCACAGCTCACTCCAAGTATGGAAAGGCATCATGAAAGCGTAAATGTAAAATGAATGGTGCCTGGTCACTAGGACATTCGCACAAGCTTTTTGAGTCCGTTACCCTGGCCATTTTGGAAGATGCCTGAAACAGAGCCTCAGGGTCTGGAGCTGTTAGTGCTTCACGGAGACATCTCAGCTCCTCCTCCGCTGACCCCAGGTTCATGGACTGGCCTGGAgtggagaaaaggagaaaaagtaCTGTAATGATTAATGAAACTGAACCTCTACTGCATGGATATTCATACAGGAGGATCCATTTCCTATGTTATCAGCATAAtgtaaaatcttggccccattgaagtcaatagcaaaactcctgttgactgtAATGGAGTCGGGATTACATCCTAAATGTCTGAAAGTTAACAGTAGTCGTATGTTATTGTGAATGATACAGGACTGAACAAGCACTGTATTCAGCTTGGAGCAATTTCTGTGTGTCTGGTTTCAGTAGCCTCTCTGGTCTCAGTAGTTAAATCTAATCTCATATTTAACTACAACTCATGCAGGTTGATCTGAGGTTCCAATTTAGAGATGAATCCCTCCACCAAATTCTCATTGTAAAAGAGATGGGGATGGACAAAACTTCGGCAGGAAACCCAGGCTCAGTCACTTCTAAACAATGATGGGATTACTATGTTGTACACTCAAAGATTGGAGTGCCTTATTCTGTTTCTGAATCACTGTTTTTTAGAACTGATTAATAATAattggaaatagggtgaccagatgtcccgattttatagggacagtcccgattttcagatctttttcttatatatactCCTACTacctcccatcccctgtcccgatgtttcacatttgctgtctggtcaccctaattggaaATGGCCTTAAACGATAACCAAGCTCTATCCCTTTACATCTAACCATTAGGTGAAAAGAATATCCTACTCTTTCACAAAGGGGATAATGGCCTACACTTACTCCAATAGCTTTGAATGCTCATAACAGAGGGCTGCTGGAAGaactttttgtttaaagaatTATTCCAGGAAACCCCACCAATACAGCCAGCAGCAAGgtaaagagaatgaaaatgtttagtactaagggcttgtctacatgcagaTATTCAGGAAAGCTAATCCAAATTCATTAAACATCTATGGGGACACATTTATTTAGAATTCAAGTGGCCTTAATCCAGGTTAGTTTAATTCATGTAATTCACTAAAATTAATAAGGGCCATTTTAATTCCGAATCAGAGCATGCACACATGTGTTTAATGCCATTTAACTAATGCACTTTAAATTtacatctttagttaatttggattagcTTTCCttagtgtccctgtgtagacaagccccaaggaaTTTAGCAGTTATCTACCTGTATGCAgaccatttattatttgtacagttCCCAAAAGTGTGCTAGGCTCTTTACACATCATAATCTTCTCTTCTAATGGGTATTTACAAGATGACCATCATTCTGTTATCTAAGTgccaatagacaagacagaaagaaCTAGATAGGCAGAAAAATGGACATTACAACAGTGAAAGAAGGTGAAGAATTACTTATACCTGCTAATGGTGAAGAATTACTTATACCTGCTAATGGTCTCCTCACCTTGTATACAAAGAAGGCAGCTGATACAGTCAACCACCCACTGAGAGGACGTGGCCAGTGAATCACAGCTGTATGGTGCTATTAGTCCAATCAGAGATCCAAACTGAACAAAAGTTTCCTTAGTCTAATTAAAAAAGAATGAAGAATGAAAGTTCTCCAGCTGTATTAGACTTCACTTGCCATCCTTATagttgataccagtcagctctgtgtttttggggaaccagggcgcagttcTGGTTCTAGCCTAtctgactcatgaaggacaccccaccaccaccaccagtctctgtttgaaccaaaaccgatcaaggaaaaggcttgcagagagcagtgaagggcactgggagacacacctagacccctcctgacaaggatgacaagattaagacatctccatttgcTTACAGAATGAAGAatagagacaactcccctagcctcatctgcatgaaagatgggacagggattaGCATAAAGAATGCggaacagagaaccgcactgaactctgggatcaGAAAAGCAGGgatgcactgcatcatgggaatccctGTTCCATATGCTAATGAACttacacctgcacacacccagctcagcagttatcagatcAATTATAGTAATAAATCTTTGATAtcccaaaatactgaagcagcctagttgcctTTTGAgttccctggaagaaaacaccactcatagccaagagtgatcagctcctattgtctagcctaaagaaaacccttgagtcatcagtttacccataaacaaatctattgTTCTCCCTTGaaacattgtattttctctacaaaacccACTACCTATGCCCAAGTAAGGGTTCTGATGTAGAgacccaaactctgcatcagttccactgggattccatctcctgactgattgtgctgggggctctgcctgtctccagcactcaggaccctgagctaccaccatcacctgggaaccccgaccagttcaagcctcatggagtgggtgagatctttctctctctctctgttttcttttctacctcaggtattaacctttaaaatgtaactgttatgtttgtttagccctccttgtgtagttatcactattattcaataaataatgtTTATGGTtcagctggttgcttctctctctctgaattttactcttttgtgtttttagcttcccccatttactctgcagcaacactttttacctaagctaaagatccttGTAGtgccccaaaatactgtggggtttgcttaTCAAGTGGATTACTACCAGTACAATTATAATGTGAAAGTGTGATAGGGATGTGTTAAACTTGGGGTACATAAGGGGGGGTGGTGAAACTGCTGCTCAGCCCAGTCTATTGAGACCAGGGGCGCATAAGGGTACCAACTTGAAAGTGCTGCTTAACCCAGCCCACTGAGTATAGAGACATAAGGGGATCAGCTGGAGAGTGCTGACTGACCCGgtctgctcagacttgctctgctagtgtgtgtgtgcgcacatattCATCACTAGTTCTAGGGCTGgagaaacccagccctagggaacctaagtcctgcaggatagctccattggtaggggacttgcagaaggaaGGAGTAGAGCTCCTATGAACACACAAGTGACATAAGCAGCACattaatagaattacagaacccgcGCCCCCCAGAAGGGTAACCTTAATCAATGAGcctaccccaaagtaacgggcacaTCTGGTAACATTGTGCCTCTAATTCCTGTACtgggtaatgcacattggaaaacataatcccaattgtACATACAAacggatggggtctaaattagctgttatcactcaagaaagatctcagagtccagcggcggctccaggcaccagtgcccCAAGCGCGTGCCtcgggcggcaagctgcggggggcaccctgccggtccctgcgagggtggcagtcaggcagccttcggctgtttgcctgcgggaggtccccggtcctgcagcttcggcggcaattcggcagcgggtacgccgaatccgcgggactgcggacctcccgcaggcatgctgccaaaggctgcctgactgccgtgcttggggcggcaaaaaagctacagCAGCCCCTGTCAGAGTCATTGTGTAcagttctctgaaagcatctgctcaacatgcagtcaaaaaagctaacaacatgttaggaaccattaggaaagggatagataataagaccgtAAATATCattatgccactatataaatctacagtacccccacaccttgaatactgcgtgcagttttggtcatctcatctcaaaaaagatgttaGAATTGGAAGAAGtacagagaagagtaacaaaaattattagtcaTATGGGACAACTTCTcgtacaaggagagattaaaaagacagggacttatcagctcggaaaagagacgactaagagggaatatgatagaggtctacaaaatcatgactggtgtagagaaagtcaATAAGGAGTGGTATTTAGcccttcacataaaacaagaacaaagggtcacccaatgaaattaataggcagcaggtttaaaacaaacaaaaggaagcatttcttcacacaatgcagtcaacctgtggaactctttgccagggagatgttgtgaaggccaaaagtataactgggttcaaaaaagaattagatgagttcacagaggataggtccatcaatggctattagctaacatggtcagggatgcaaccccatgatctgggtgtccctaaacctctgactgccagaagctggggctgggactgtccAACAGGGGATGGTTCACTCGacaattgccttgttctgttcattccctctgaagcatctggcacccaccactgtcaaaagacaggatactgggctagatgaaccattctTCTGGGGGATGCAGgttagccattcttatgtttcagGTTCTTAGCTGATTAAATAGAAATTGAGCTTTAGCATCCTGGGAGCATAAGAACCAAGAATGcatttgtgacactggcagacctgTCAACCTGTGTATGACCCATAATAACTTAAGAGGCACTTCTACTGTGTCAAGACAGTTCACTTGCATGTGAATTTCAAAGAGATGCTTTAGACACATGTactggggagggacagctcagtggtttgagcattagcctactaaacctagggttgtgagttcaatccttgagggggccacttagggagctggggcaaaaatcagtatttggtcctgctagtgaaggcagggggctggactcaatgacctttcaaggtcccttccagttctagaggATAGGATAACAACAATGGTATAACACATGTCAATacaaagctgcattttctgaCTTCCCTTCTATTCTCCATGGACCACTCTCCTCCTAACTAGCACTTTACCTTCAATGTACTGCAGCAGAGATGGAATCTTTACTACCCACATATCACACACTGCTGCATGGATATTTTGGTGAAGGGCCTTTAGTGATTGCTAGGCAACACATCCGTGTCCTTCCCTTTCATAAGGGGATGAGGCTACTATCTGtcaatgagagagaaagaacaggCTAAGTTTTGTCAGCAGAATACCAGTTTGTTCCTGAAACAGGGAATAGTTCAAACTCTCTCATTGTGGAGACCATACAATAGAGTTGTTGCTTCTACTGCAGTGCTTTCCTGAAGAAGAAAGCATTCTAGCTAGTACGAGGATGCAGAATCCCTCCctgtctcaggagagggcagagagagagagagagagagagagacccaatcATACACATTCCTCAGCCTAAGTCTACAAGCATCTAGctataaaactgatttttatagTTAACTGTCCCACTTCACATTTCGCAGAAAACCTATTCTCATGGTCTACTCACCAGGAGTCGCGTCAGCAGCCCATGGGGTGTAGGGAGTTTCActagggaaagaaagagaatatCATTAATTATGCCAGACTTTGCAGAGAGTCCTGCTGATGTTATTCACCTATCCATTTCCAGCGTGCCCACCAATGTTGAATACAGCTGATAATAATTTGCATTTCCATAGTGCTTTCAGTCTGagcatctcaaaatgctttacaaacatgaatgaattccGCCTCACAGCACCTCTATGAGATTGGCATTAATTAC
The DNA window shown above is from Trachemys scripta elegans isolate TJP31775 chromosome 1, CAS_Tse_1.0, whole genome shotgun sequence and carries:
- the LOC117881542 gene encoding maestro heat-like repeat-containing protein family member 2B, producing MGRNHVLTDNRTLTIPYKGVMAKASRVCGASSEHWYYEASVQMPLGNWLRKSNRKEKKLLASTTVGKTKETFVQFGSLIGLIAPYSCDSLATSSQWVVDCISCLLCIQGQSMNLGSAEEELRCLREALTAPDPEALFQASSKMARVPDILGIIYIHMPTNQEGSLRQFLVEAVSILDHHHLEGVISSVLSKHLPMDSDTTELWRSLGGDPLFATQVLQVLIDKIKTPTSQEGSITSETEIDRHLAAAEPLSATCAIFEVVSALQSSKAVQELLPELFPVLLQQVSRTLGQEMPLPRMSSQRRLFRKGLQFTEGNPCW